From bacterium, one genomic window encodes:
- the hslU gene encoding ATP-dependent protease ATPase subunit HslU, with translation MSVNFTPREVVSELDRFIIGQLAAKRAVAIALRNRWRRQQVTGDLREEIHPKNILMIGPTGVGKTEIARRLAKLARAPFVKVEASKFTEVGYVGRDVESIVRDLTEVGIKLVREEEKKKVEASAERIAEERLLDALYPNPDGGDAAGREDSTRERLREKLRAGELEDREVEIEVPERTSTTMEIFSPQGTEEMGFSLKDFMGNLGSKRTRVRRAKVSQARESLIEEEAHRLIDEDAVRERAIERVEDSGIVFIDEIDKIARRETQGTDVSREGVQRDLLPVIEGCSVQTKHGSVRTDNVLFVAAGAFHVSRPSDLIPELQGRFPIRVELESLDDAAFVRILLEPHNALIKQYQALLRTENVELEFKPDAIEEIARIAGEVNRTTENIGVRRLHTVLERLLDDTLFEAPDMGECKLVFDAQKVKEILAEIAGDSDLSRFVL, from the coding sequence GTGAGTGTCAATTTTACCCCCCGCGAAGTCGTTTCGGAACTCGACCGGTTCATCATCGGTCAGCTGGCTGCCAAACGGGCCGTCGCGATCGCCCTGCGCAATCGCTGGCGGCGTCAGCAGGTGACCGGCGATCTGCGCGAGGAAATTCACCCCAAGAACATCCTGATGATCGGCCCGACGGGCGTCGGCAAGACGGAGATCGCTCGGCGCCTCGCGAAGCTTGCGCGTGCCCCCTTCGTGAAGGTGGAGGCGTCGAAGTTCACCGAAGTGGGCTATGTCGGCCGGGATGTCGAGTCGATCGTGCGCGATCTGACCGAGGTCGGCATCAAGCTAGTGCGAGAAGAGGAAAAGAAGAAGGTCGAGGCTTCAGCGGAGCGCATCGCCGAAGAGCGCTTGCTCGACGCGTTGTACCCCAACCCGGATGGCGGCGACGCGGCGGGCAGGGAGGACAGCACGCGCGAGCGCTTGCGAGAGAAGCTCCGGGCCGGAGAACTCGAAGATCGCGAGGTCGAAATCGAAGTCCCGGAACGCACCTCGACCACCATGGAGATATTCTCGCCGCAAGGCACGGAGGAGATGGGTTTCTCACTGAAGGATTTCATGGGAAACCTCGGTTCGAAGCGCACGCGAGTTCGCCGCGCCAAGGTATCCCAGGCGCGCGAGAGTTTGATCGAAGAAGAAGCGCACCGCCTCATCGATGAGGATGCAGTGCGCGAGCGCGCGATCGAGCGTGTCGAGGACTCTGGAATCGTCTTCATCGATGAGATCGACAAGATCGCCAGGCGTGAAACCCAGGGCACCGACGTTTCGCGCGAAGGCGTTCAGCGAGATTTGCTACCGGTGATCGAGGGTTGCTCGGTCCAGACCAAGCACGGGTCGGTGCGCACCGACAACGTGCTCTTCGTGGCCGCCGGCGCATTCCATGTCTCGCGTCCTTCAGATCTGATTCCGGAGCTTCAGGGGCGCTTTCCCATCCGCGTCGAACTCGAAAGCCTCGACGATGCGGCGTTTGTGCGGATTCTCCTGGAACCGCACAATGCCCTGATCAAGCAATATCAAGCACTGTTGAGAACCGAGAACGTCGAGTTGGAGTTCAAGCCGGATGCCATCGAAGAGATCGCCCGGATTGCGGGCGAGGTGAATCGGACCACCGAAAACATCGGTGTTCGACGCCTCCATACGGTGCTCGAACGGCTGCTGGACGATACGCTATTCGAGGCCCCAGACATGGGGGAGTGCAAACTGGTGTTTGACGCTCAGAAGGTGAAGGAGATCCTGGCGGAGATCGCGGGCGATAGCGATCTGTCCCGCTTCGTGTTGTAG
- a CDS encoding ornithine carbamoyltransferase — protein MSTIADRPGSFISIADWSRSDLEAMLARAGELKELRRRREPTRTLEGCSVILYFEKPSLRTFVTFEIGVTELGAFPVHLPPGQVKIG, from the coding sequence TTGTCCACAATCGCTGATAGGCCGGGGAGTTTCATCTCGATCGCCGACTGGTCGCGTTCGGATCTCGAGGCGATGCTGGCGCGGGCTGGGGAATTGAAGGAATTGCGCAGACGGCGTGAGCCGACCCGAACGCTCGAAGGCTGTTCCGTGATCCTCTACTTCGAGAAGCCGAGTCTGCGCACATTCGTCACTTTCGAGATCGGTGTGACGGAACTCGGCGCATTCCCGGTTCATCTCCCTCCCGGACAGGTGAAGATCGG
- the argB gene encoding acetylglutamate kinase — translation MEKTIEKARVLVEALPYIRAFYDKTLVIKYGGAAMVDEKLKASFATDVTLLRYIGLRPVIVHGGGPQIGRMLKRLDIETRFVDGMRVTDQQTMEVVEMVLGGHVNAEIVSLIGRAGGQAVGLTGKDGGGFMRVRKLDGPRGEDLGCVGTPEHIEPELISSMTRDGVIPVVAPIGISESGDTYNVNADIAASGIAQAVLAEKLILLTDVEGVLSAAGELRAQMTSLDVSEAIADGSVKGGMIPKLECCVDALQNGVTSTHIIDGRVSHALLLEIFTDVGVGTKLVHNR, via the coding sequence ATGGAAAAGACGATCGAAAAGGCTCGTGTTCTCGTCGAGGCGCTTCCCTACATCCGGGCGTTCTACGACAAGACTCTCGTCATCAAATACGGCGGGGCGGCGATGGTCGACGAGAAACTGAAGGCCTCCTTCGCGACCGACGTGACCTTGCTGCGCTACATCGGTCTGCGGCCGGTCATCGTGCACGGCGGTGGGCCGCAGATCGGTCGCATGCTCAAACGCCTGGACATCGAAACCCGCTTCGTCGATGGGATGCGGGTCACGGACCAACAGACCATGGAGGTGGTCGAGATGGTCCTGGGTGGGCATGTCAACGCCGAGATCGTCTCGCTGATTGGCCGGGCCGGAGGCCAGGCCGTTGGACTGACGGGCAAGGATGGTGGGGGCTTCATGCGCGTCCGCAAACTCGATGGTCCACGCGGTGAGGATCTGGGTTGCGTGGGGACGCCCGAGCACATCGAGCCCGAGTTGATTTCGTCTATGACCCGGGACGGTGTGATTCCCGTGGTTGCTCCGATCGGCATTTCCGAATCGGGCGACACCTACAATGTGAATGCCGATATCGCGGCTTCCGGAATCGCGCAGGCGGTGTTGGCGGAGAAGTTGATTCTGCTCACCGACGTCGAGGGAGTGCTGAGTGCTGCCGGGGAGTTGCGCGCGCAGATGACATCGCTGGACGTCAGCGAAGCCATCGCGGATGGCTCCGTCAAAGGCGGTATGATCCCGAAACTAGAGTGTTGTGTCGACGCGCTCCAGAACGGTGTGACCTCAACACATATCATCGATGGGCGTGTATCCCACGCTTTGCTGCTGGAGATTTTTACCGACGTCGGAGTGGGGACCAAGCTTGTCCACAATCGCTGA